A stretch of the Fusarium musae strain F31 chromosome 2, whole genome shotgun sequence genome encodes the following:
- a CDS encoding hypothetical protein (MEROPS:MER0026469~antiSMASH:Cluster_2.1) produces the protein MGSLDLPPFKISEVDLAKSLHESCQFGAAHRYGKASTETGMARLSLDDSDKQVRDWFITYAKSLGLKTSIDQMGNLFAIRPGKNNDLPPVMMGSHLDTQPTGGRYDGILGVISGLEVLRTLNDHGYETAGPIGVVNWTNEEGARFPKMAVSSGVWADVIPLETAWNLREVLAADPKSMKEELDRIGYCGDQPASYRSNPFAAHFELHIEQGPILEDEGLKIGVVHGVQAFKWFNITVKGRDSHAGTTPLYARKDPVLSASKMLVAANTIAKKHDGLATTGIFTTDPGTVNTMAHTVKFTLDLRHVKDEFLAEMVKECEAEFQRISHDDSEKGCEVDWELLVDSPAVKFNQECISVVEQSAKDVCSTVGEGKLWRDMISGAGHDSCYTNRVCPTSMIFTPTRSGISHNPTEYCSPEDCALGASVLLGAVLRYDKLRANRN, from the exons ATGGGCTCACTCGATCTACCACCATTCAAAATCAGCGAAGTCGATCTCGCAAAATCACTTCACGAAAGCTGTCAATTCGGCGCCGCGCACCGCTATGGAAA GGCTTCCACAGAAACTGGCATGGCGCGGCTCAGTCTGGACGACTCGGACAAGCAAGTTCGAGATTGGTTCATCACCTACGCCAAGTCGCTTGGACTAAAGACTTCAATTGATCAAATGGGGAATCTATTTGCGATTAGACCAGGCAAGAACAATGATCTGCCCCCAGTCATGATGGGTTCGCATTTGGATACGCAGCCTACTGGTGGACGATACGATGGCATTCTTGGTGTCATTTCGGGTCTTGAGGTTTTGCGAACCTTGAATGATCATGGGTATGAGACTGCGGGGCCTATTGGAGTTGTGAACTGGACCAA CGAGGAGGGTGCTCGCTTTCCCAAGATGGCTGTGTCTTCAGGTGTTTGGGCCGATGTCATCCCTCTCGAAACTGCATGGAATTTAAGGGAAGTTTTGGCTGCTGACCCCAAGTcgatgaaggaggagctcGACAGGATAGGCTACTGCGGTGACCAGCCTGCTTCATATCGATCAAATCCCTTCGCCGCGCATTTCGAGCTTCACATCGAGCAAGGTCCCATTCTTGAAGACGAGGGTCTTAAGATTGGCGTTGTGCACG GAGTCCAAGCATTCAAATGGTTCAACATCACCGTCAAAGGCCGCGACAGCCACGCAGGCACAACACCACTCTACGCCCGCAAAGACCCCGTCCTATCCGCCAGCAAGATGCTCGTCGCCGCCAACACAATCGCCAAAAAGCACGACGGCCTCGCAACAACCGGCATCTTCACCACCGACCCCGGCACCGTCAACACAATGGCGCACACCGTAAAATTCACCCTCGACCTCCGCCACGTCAAGGATGAATTCCTCGCCGAGATGGTAAAAGAATGCGAAGCCGAGTTCCAGCGCATTTCTCACGACGATAGTGAGAAGGGCTGTGAGGTTGACTGGGAGCTTCTTGTGGATAGTCCTGCAGTCAAGTTTAACCAGGAGTGTATTTCGGTGGTGGAGCAGAGCGCGAAGGATGTCTGCTCGACGGTTGGGGAGGGGAAGCTTTGGAGGGATATGATTAGTGGTGCGGGGCATGATAGCTGCTACACAAATCGGGTTTGTCCTACGAGTATGATCTTTACGCCGACGAGATCGGGGATCAGCCATAACCCAACAGAGTATTGCTCGCCTGAAGATTG TGCGCTTGGTGCCAGTGTTCTTCTGGGAGCGGTTTTGCGATATGATAAACTTCGCGCCAACAGGAATTAG
- a CDS encoding hypothetical protein (EggNog:ENOG41~antiSMASH:Cluster_2.1), whose translation MSHDEHPHRQVAGVRRYRSKSQRPCDLCRARKVLCNIPDPTRPCQLCDRTGRDCTFVGNPNKKPRDSRTRRLDSDGGGGTPIVVPQPLAQDVDVYEALRMPDEVQSAGIDTGLDLTPLDGTVSQSIFSPGGGINWDISFDHGIDGSDQPFDFFANGELPNLEPLDDPTPSDYGEIPTLTPGKSADLPASPTALFERLSFDQRPDHSTSLIGFSNESDPFSLNHFPYSSSDEVDFYRVAYRRQQHAFPANPPIHFLQSQTGTAIESQKIVDKCMSSLGDREHLEKLVDRETGVALVKLYFRFVFEDLPILSRSLIFEDLNRFVAEASTGLLAGVYALALPFTPWDEKLCLDSAYFKPDVNDLWQVSYTCLQKELHFPRLSTIQIFILLLNHTPFDVVVVENPFVWSLAASMLAMAQSLGLNVNPSGWKLPAWEVRLRRRLWWAVYVEYTWRAVTHGRSSMISDDDWDVSPLTSADFTIDPTASIPENIRDQSLDYFIRLCSLTEITSAICRQFFSLRAASRPQILDSLLEQARGPRQQLLKWLEDLPESLALRPEPSESDADDSVKSHRSLYVAYYTTHILVLRALLRPIIDSDTQLTHMQSSVETVLQACRGLIQTVIKFIRGLDARHQSAFWPAYTRNCLAYPGLFCYMLCLQKRQPDMTAYDQNLLATWRKTLRTRMQSWPFLRFAIVKVDAIYWKKLYQDKN comes from the exons ATGAGTCATGACGAGCACCCGCATCGTCAAGTCGCGGGTGTAAGACGCTACCGCTCCAAGTCCCAAAGACCATGCGATTTATGTCGCGCTCGAAAAGTGCTCTGCAACATCCCTGATCCGACGCGTCCATGCCAGCTCTGCGATCGCACTGGACGCGATTGCACGTTTGTGGGAAATCCTAATAAGAAGCCCAGGGATAGTCGCACGAGAAGGCTGGATTCTGACGGTGGTGGAGGGACGCCGATTGTTGTGCCGCAGCCGCTTGCgcaggatgttgatgtttATGAGGCGTTGCGGATGCCGGATG AGGTCCAATCTGCAGGCATTGACACAGGCCTCGATTTGACTCCTCTGGATGGCACAGTGTCGCAATCCATTTTCTCACCTGGGGGCGGTATCAACTGGGACATCTCATTCGATCACGGCATAGACGGCAGCGATCAACCATTCGACTTCTTCGCCAACGGCGAACTCCCCAATCTCGAACCCCTTGATGATCCAACGCCCTCAGACTACGGCGAAATCCCTACCCTCACCCCAGGTAAATCAGCAGATCTCCCCGCCAGCCCAACAGCCCTATTCGAACGCCTCTCATTCGACCAACGGCCAGACCACTCAACCTCACTAATTGGCTTTTCCAACGAATCTGATCCTTTTTCTCTTAATCACTTCCCGTATTCGAGTAGTGATGAAGTCGACTTTTATCGCGTTGCGTATCGACGGCAGCAACATGCATTTCCGGCGAATCCTCCGATTCACTTTTTGCAGAGTCAGACTGGGACTGCGATTGAGAGTCAGAAGATTGTGGATAAGTGTATGTCGTCGCTTGGTGATAGGGAACATCTTGAGAAATTGGTGGATCGAGAAACAGGCGTGGCTTTAGTCAAGTT GTACTTCAGATTTGTTTTCGAAGATTTACCCATCCTTTCTCGCTCTCTTATCTTTGAAGACTTGAATAGGTTTGTCGCAGAGGCATCTACTGGTTTACTTGCGGGCGTATACGCGCTTGCACTGCCCTTCACGCCCTGGGATGAGAAACTCTGTCTTGACAGTGCATATTTCAAGCCGGATGTCAACGATCTCTGGCAAGTCTCCTACACCTGTCTACAAAAGGAACTCCACTTTCCTCGTCTCTCAACCATCCAGATATTTATCCTCCTACTGAATCACACTCCCTTTGATGTCGTCGTTGTGGAGAACCCCTTTGTATGGTCGTTGGCAGCTTCTATGCTGGCCATGGCTCAGTCACTTGGCTTGAATGTCAACCCGAGTGGATGGAAGTTACCGGCGTGGGAGGTTCGACTTCGGAGACGGTTATGGTGGGCTGTTTATGTTGAGTATACTTGGCGTGCAGTAACTCATGGACGATCTTCCATGATATCTGACGACGACTGGGATGTTTCACCACTTACATCTGCCGATTTTACCATTGATCCTACAGCCAGCATACCGGAAAACATTCGGGATCAGTCACTTGACTATTTTATCCGTTTGTGCTCATTGACCGAGATCACTTCTGCAATCTGTCGGCAATTCTT CTCCCTTCGTGCTGCATCACGGCCTCAAATCCTCGACTCTCTACTTGAACAGGCTCGGGGTCCACGTCAGCAGCTACTCAAATGGCTGGAAGACCTACCAGAATCTCTGGCTCTCAGACCAGAGCCGAGCGAAAGCGACGCAGATGACTCAGTCAAGAGTCACAGATCCCTCTACGTAGCATACTACACCACGCATATCCTCGTCTTGCGAGCATTGCTACGTCCCATTATCGACAGTGACACACAGCTCACCCACATGCAATCCTCCGTAGAGACAGTCCTCCAAGCTTGTCGCGGTCTCATCCAAACAGTCATCAAGTTCATCCGTGGCCTAGATGCCAGACATCAATCAGCGTTCTGGCCTGCATATACACGGAACTGTCTAGCATATCCCGGACTATTCTGCTACATGCTCTGTCTGCAGAAACGGCAACCTGATATGACGGCATATGACCAGAACCTTCTCGCGACGTGGAGAAAGACTCTCCGCACGCGAATGCAGTCGTGGCCCTTTCTCCGCTTTGCTATCGTCAAGGTTGACGCGATTTACTGGAAGAAACTGTATCAGGACAAGAATTGA
- a CDS encoding putative NRPS-like protein biosynthetic cluster (EggNog:ENOG41~antiSMASH:Cluster_2.1~SMCOG1002:AMP-dependent synthetase and ligase), with product MAVRESQQFKSLVALNPGRADLLAAIPTTQQHSISSLYTLCHLLEELPGPWPVFQLIKTYTRIYTQLPEEAKTKGTHEISSLIERASTLVKRSYTSFAQFIGRDDKPALRAPTDEDVISHRETRHFVDNFRLPVNISDKKPVVSIALPNGPLLAATCIAVTTYYTASPINPAAGAEQFRADILQARADFILTTKDEYTKLQLDANWVSDNKIQIFIMNWTRDEGISLRTVDGEAIPTASAERVANKADDIGLILFTSGTSGTKKVVPLTVHSIIAGVAFVIESWGLTASDICLNMMPLYHVGGLVRNIFAPIFSGGSTVCCPSFDANLFWDVAETIQPTWYYASPSMHSIIIAEAAARPEALRKSRIRLACNAAGGLLPSLAYQLRDTFNCVVLPSYGMTECMPISTPPLDYRLDREGTSGISTGPELTVLDWSEQTVLNGTVGRICVRGEPLFPGYLKPDGTYDKSPFNEAGWFDTGDLGYMDEDGYLYITGRSKEVINRGGELISPFEVENAIMTASKTSDSPIHGRVSQALAFSASHDVLQEVVATVLVTPPGAPRVDLRTLHGALKSSLQQAKWPVLITYMDDLPKNNNKVLRIKLGQRLGLPSVTDDTPYMGRHWDAVCPPADTPLSEAIQCSSCAVDYTKLATHVQNMAPELDVFCLPSNHDGSPEVVLAPKAGGSVGSDIVNSIRHQLASIIDNYMIPTEIHLMPHPFQKDSSGKIDVEVLRSELEQLQLASLNKLAASTEGLVTKTFAEVLSIPPADIPRDVDFFSLGGDSLRAGRLLSMLRSEFSISLPITAVFNGGTVTSIAVQIDKMLDSKTDESDQPSAIVGCTETCSSTNPFLMILQLFPLVVFYPLRRAVQWTIFFVTLAHSQKLPTNHSLPGRFLNLTVSMLIARIIIGFVSPIVGIICKWLIIGRYREGLYPMWGMYHTRWWLVQKIVAICGKGFFDANETTERIYCRLMGAKIGKKVKLEGVAIGEWDLIDIGDDCNLTKCICRPFAAEGNTSMYLGRITIRSNCSVGVSSIIAPGTIMPPNTCLGFNSSSWEMQDASEEYRDQLPSEKPKPHWALSLLFTMPLKLIGLFLSAVPWMAGLVGMVTTQGQKVNHKAPLRSSVDWFTQPNRIAYHYLALALGCLFGPFFLFGFVILVKSTLDCIFGKLKANSRSTVDIWRANLIKTLLPEGKLHRMTSLFGQHYEATSIALRILGAKIGERVYWPGTGPSIGDYHLIDVGNDVVFGSRSHLVTSDAIASEKVTIQDRAMIADRVCLLPGVTVGERTTMGSGALTKRNGNYASDGTYVGSKAGDAVCLLTGSDTKVSRSHIRNIKSEDTLTNEKKLNDEKERPDTQPSITSGSDTEGSDGKGNWAQHLSPFGRAFYLKLAPYHVLGPFAIFCYSAFFTVFTAVYWDVPSVSSIQFVGIMFRSSFPRGMNVWFDLVAIFLTMFAGIAVLSTIQSVLALAIIIGSKWLLMGRRKAGNYDWDKSPYCQRWQIFLGIERLRRQCYKGNGILNLLTGTHWMVIYFKLMGAKIGKDCALFVNGTPSLMFTEPDLITLGDRVVVDDASVVAHINTRGKFDLNRVEIGDRCVLRTGSRLLSGALMKSDSCLLEHTLIMGGDVVEERRTMQGWPAEEFSGKRI from the exons ATGGCGGTCAGGGAGAGTCAACAGTTCAAGTCCCTTGTAGCACTGAACCCAGGCAGAGCTGATCTCTTGGCTGCCATTCCTACAACCCAACAGCAttccatctcctccctctACACTCTATGTCATCTCCTTGAGGAATTGCCTGGTCCATGGCCAGTCttccaactcatcaagaCTTATACACGCATCTACACCCAGCTTCCggaagaggccaagacaaAAGGCACCCACGAGATCTCTTCCCTAATTGAACGAGCTTCAACGCTAGTCAAGAGGTCGTATACATCCTTTGCGCAGTTCATTGGTCGCGATGACAAGCCAGCCCTACGAGCCCCCACAGATGAGGATGTCATCTCCCACCGTGAAACACGACACTTCGTTGACAACTTCCGACTTCCCGTCAATATATCAGATAAAAAGCCTGTTGTTTCTATCGCGTTACCAAATGGTCCATTACTAGCAGCTACATGCATCGCAGTCACGACTTACTACACCGCATCGCCAATTAACCCCGCCGCTGGAGCAGAACAATTCAGAGCGGACATTCTCCAAGCCCGAGCAGACTTTATCCTCACAACGAAGGATGAGTACACAAAACTGCAGCTTGATGCCAATTGGGTATCAGATAACAAGATCcagatcttcatcatgaactgGACTCGAGATGAGGGCATCTCGCTAAGGACAGTCGATGGAGAAGCTATCCCCACTGCCAGCGCTGAGCGAGTCGCTAACAAGGCTGATGACATTGGTCTGATTCTCTTCACGAGTGGAACGTCGGGCACCAAGAAGGTAGTCCCACTAACAGTTCACTCCATCATAGCTGGTGTTGCATTCGTCATTGAATCATGGGGTCTCACAGCCAGTGACATTTGTCTGAACATGATGCCCCTCTACCACGT AGGAGGGCTAGTTCGCAACATTTTTGCACCAATCTTCTCCGGCGGTTCTACAGTCTGCTGTCCCTCCTTCGATGCCAATCTGTTTTGGGACGTCGCTGAGACTATTCAACCAACATGGTACTACGCTTCACCATCGATgcactccatcatcatcgcagAAGCCGCGGCGCGACCCGAAGCTCTTCGAAAGAGTCGGATACGGTTAGCTTGTAACGCTGCTGGTGGCCTATTACCGTCTTTGGCGTATCAATTGAGGGACACGTTCAACTGTGTCGTCTTACCGAGTTATGGAATGACAGA ATGCATGCCCATTTCTACACCCCCACTAGACTACCGTCTCGATCGCGAAGGTACATCAGGTATCAGCACCGGCCCCGAACTCACAGTCCTCGACTGGTCTGAACAAACCGTTCTGAACGGCACCGTCGGTCGTATCTGCGTTCGCGGAGAACCTCTCTTCCCGGGCTATCTCAAGCCTGATGGGACATATGACAAGTCACCATTCAACGAGGCCGGCTGGTTCGACACTGGTGATCTTGGATACATGGACGAAGATGGATATCTTTACATCACCGGTCGGAGTAAAGAGGTCATCAACCGTGGTGGAGAGTTGATATCTCcatttgaggttgagaatgcTATCATGACGGCTTCGAAAACGAGTGACTCGCCTATACACGGGAGGGTTTCGCAGGCTTTGGCGTTCTCGGCATCGCATGATGTTCTACAAGAGGTTGTCGCTACCGTTCTTGTCACGCCTCCGGGTGCTCCGCGTGTTGATCTGAGGACGCTGCACGGTGCGTTGAAGTCTTCTCTTCAGCAGGCAAAGTGGCCCGTGTTGATCACTTACATGGATGACCTTCctaagaacaacaacaaggtCCTACGCATAAAGCTTGGTCAACGGCTGGGACTCCCTTCTGTTACTGATGATACGCCTTATATGGGGAGGCACTGGGATGCCGTTTGTCCTCCTGCTGATACCCCTCTGTCAGAGGCCATACAGTGCTCGTCTTGTGCTGTTGACTACACCAAGCTTGCGACTCACGTTCAGAACATGGCTCCAGAGCTTGACGTCTTTTGCCTGCCCAGCAATCATGATGGTTCGCCTGAAGTCGTCCTTGCGCCTAAAGCTGGAGGTTCTGTCGGCTCTGATATTGTCAACAGCATTCGACACCAATTGGCATCAATAATCGACAATTACATGATCCCTACCGAGATACACCTCATGCCTCACCCATTCCAAAAGGACTCATCTGGAAAGATCGACGTCGAGGTACTCCGCTCAGAACTCGAGCAACTCCAATTGGCATCACTCAACAAACTAGCAGCCAGCACAGAAGGCCTAGTGACCAAAACCTTCGCCGAGGTCCTATCCATCCCACCCGCAGACATCCCCCGTGACGTCGACTTCTTCAGCCTCGGCGGTGACTCCCTCCGCGCCGGCCGTCTTCTCTCAATGCTCCGTTCCGAGTTCAGCATCAGCCTGCCCATCACAGCAGTCTTCAACGGCGGCACCGTGACTTCCATCGCTGTACAAATTGATAAGATGCTCGATAGCAAGACCGATGAGTCTGACCAGCCAAGCGCTATCGTCGGATGTACCGAGACTTGCAGTTCCACGAACCCCTTCCTCATGATCCTGCAGCTCTTCCCCCTCGTGGTCTTCTACCCCCTCCGCCGCGCAGTCCAATGGACAATATTCTTCGTGACCCTCGCGCACTCTCAAAAACTCCCTACCAACCACTCCCTGCCCGGACGgtttctcaacctcaccgtTTCCATGCTCATCGCGCGCATCATCATTGGTTTTGTATCACCCATCGTCGGCATCATTTGCAAGTGGCTCATCATCGGCCGCTATCGCGAGGGTCTGTACCCGATGTGGGGAATGTATCATACCCGATGGTGGCTTGTGCAAAAGATTGTTGCAATCTGTGGCAAGGGCTTCTTTGATGCAAATGAGACGACGGAGAGGATCTACTGTCGGCTTATGGGGGCCAAGATCGGGAAGAAGGTGAAGCTGGAGGGTGTGGCGATTGGAGAGTGGGATTTGATTGATATTGGTGATGATTGTAACCTTACAAAGTGCATTTGTCGACCTTTTGCTGCTGAGGGGAATACGTCGATGTATCTTGGTCGCATCACCATTAGAAGCAACTGCTCTGTTGGAGTGTCTTCCATCATCGCGCCTGGAACTATCATGCCTCCCAATACATGCCTTGGCTTCAACTCATCGAGCTGGGAGATGCAGGATGCAAGTGAGGAGTACAGAGACCAGCTTCCAAgtgagaagcccaagcctcACTGGGCGTTGAGCCTGCTCTTCACAATgcctctcaagctcatcggCTTATTCCTCTCCGCAGTTCCTTGGATGGCCGGTCTTGTCGGCATGGTAACTACACAGGGTCAAAAGGTTAACCACAAGGCTCCATTGAGAAGCAGTGTGGACTGGTTCACGCAGCCCAACCGAATCGCATACCATTACCTCGCTCTTGCTCTCGGATGTCTATTCGGtccattctttctctttgGGTTCGTCATCCTAGTCAAGTCTACTCTGGACTGCATCTTTGGCAAACTCAAAGCCAATTCGCGATCCACGGTGGATATCTGGAGGGCGAACTTGATCAAGACGCTGTTGCCTGAGGGCAAATTACATCGGATGACATCTTTGTTTGGTCAGCACTACGAGGCTACATCTATTGCGTTGAGAATACTTGGTGCTAAGATTGGTGAACGTGTGTACTGGCCTGGTACTGGCCCTAGCATCGGAGACTATCATCTCATTGACGTTGGTAACGATGTAGTCTTTGGTTCCCGTTCTCATCTCGTCACTTCTGATGCGATCGCGTCTGAGAAGGTCACCATCCAGGACCGTGCCATGATCGCGGATCGTGTTTGTCTTCTCCCTGGTGTTACTGTTGGTGAACGAACCACTATGGGCTCCGGTGCCTTGACCAAGAGAAACGGAAACTATGCCTCTGACGGTACCTATGTTGGCTCCAAGGCAGGAGATGCAGTGTGCTTGTTGACCGGTAGTGATACCAAGGTCTCTCGCTCTCACATCCGCAACATTAAGTCGGAGGATACCCTCACGAACGAAAAGAAGTTGAATGACGAGAAAGAACGTCCAGATACACAGCCTAGCATCACATCAGGAAGCGACACCGAAGGCAGTGATGGCAAAGGAAACTGGGCACAGCATCTCTCTCCATTCGGTCGAGCTTTCTATCTAAAGCTAGCACCTTATCATGTCCTAGGCCCCTTTGCCATCTTCTGCTACTCTGCCTTCTTCACAGTCTTCACCGCCGTATACTGGGATGTTCCCAGCGTCTCATCTATTCAATTCGTTGGTATCATGTTCCGAAGCTCTTTTCCTCGTGGTATGAACGTCTGGTTTGACCTTGTCgccatcttcctcaccatGTTTGCCGGCATCGCCGTTCTCTCCACCATTCAATCTGTCCTTGCGCTGGCGATCATCATTGGATCAAAGTGGCTACTCATGGGCCGTCGCAAGGCTGGTAACTACGATTGGGACAAGTCTCCGTATTGCCAGCGCTGGCAGATCTTCCTCGGCATTGAGCGCCTTCGCCGGCAGTGCTACAAAGGCAATGGTATTCTGAATCTGCTGACTGGTACTCACTGGATGGTTATCTACTTCAAGCTCATGGGCGCCAAGATTGGCAAAGACTGTGCGCTCTTCGTCAATGGCACCCCAAGCCTTATGTTCACTGAGCCTGATCTTATCACGCTTGGCGATCGCGTTGTCGTCGATGACGCCAGTGTCGTCGCGCACATTAACACACGTGGCAAGTTCGATTTGAACAGAGTCGAGATTGGTGATAGATGCGTACTCCGAACAGGAAGCCGACTTCTGAGTGGCGCGCTGATGAAGAGTGATAGCTGCTTACTGGAGCATACGCTTATCATGGGtggcgatgttgtcgaggagAGGAGGACGATGCAGGGTTGGCCAGCAGAGGAGTTTAGCGGAAAACGGATTTGA
- a CDS encoding hypothetical protein (EggNog:ENOG41~antiSMASH:Cluster_2.1) → MSKSHGRKQHFVQVEKDPDDFVFLNVTLTIFWRLARLDLVNNVWCHTHLHVAAFYGWVDVVEALLKLGSNPDIQDSKGCTALHAACASVDEGSKEVVQVLLKHGADPNHKADVTGFAPIHHLIEASRNAAEPWDCNGKLETLLKGGADIDAPDAHGWTPIHLASCIPWCNSVFDVLHTRGARLDLLTVMKRSILHYAAMYGDLDHISYLRKQGLTEPDPDGRDAYDQTPLDLIVWRANTKPEKLWKHMKQPTEDVTQAFCSLIQEIRIHRWREGHGTSYQADHHLNPESHLVAPPTNWKLA, encoded by the exons ATGTCTAAGTCTC ACGGTCGCAAACAGCACTTTGTCCAGGTCGAGAAGGATCCTGATGACTTTGTCTTCCTGAATGTCACACTCACCATCTTCTGGCGCCTGGCTCGCCTCGATCTTGTCAATAACGTGTGGTGCCATACTCACCTCCACGTCGCTGCTTTCTACGGATGggttgatgtcgttgaggCTCTGCTCAAATTGGGCAGCAACCCTGATATCCAGGACTCGAAGGGATGTACCGCATTGCATGCTGCCTGCGCCTCTGTAGACGAAGGCTCAAAGGAAGTAGTTCAGGTTCTGCTAAAGCATGGTGCTGATCCGAATCATAAGGCCGATGTTACAGGCTTTGCTCCAATACATCACCTCATCGAGGCAAGTCGCAATGCGGCTGAGCCATGGGACTGCAATGGAAAGCTGGAGACACTTCTGAAGGGAGGAGCCGATATCGATGCGCCGGATGCACATGGCTGGACACCTATCCATCTCGCGTCTTGTATTCCCTGGTGTAATAGCGTCTTTGATGTTCTCCACACAAGAGGCGCAagacttgatcttctcaccgTTATGAAAAGATCTATCTTGCATTACGCAGCTATGTACGGAGACCTGGATCACATTTCGTACCTGCGTAAGCAGGGTCTTACAGAACCGGATCCAGATGGCAGAGACGCCTACGACCAAACTCCGCTGGATCTGATAGTATGGAGGGCAAACACCAAACCGGAAAAACTCTGGAAGCACATGAAACAACCCACTGAGGATGTCACCCAAGCCTTTTGCTCTTTGATCCAAGAGATTAGGATTCATCGTTGGCGGGAAGGGCACGGTACAAGCTATCAGGCTGACCACCATTTGAACCCAGAAAGCCATCTCGTTGCTCCCCCAACAAACTGGAAGCTTGCCTGA
- a CDS encoding hypothetical protein (EggNog:ENOG41~antiSMASH:Cluster_2.1~SMCOG1106:major facilitator transporter), with protein MEAAEKQSELKMPLEQELDQNSGEMNDLTEVEKKVLSKFDKFVMPQMALLVLFAYLDRTNIGNARVFGFEEDTGMHGTQFNDVSMYFYISYVVFETPWVLAVKKFGPGRVLAIAIISWSFITLGTGFVHSYGQVIACRVLLGFFEAGLFPSLTFVVSQIYPPASQGKRVAVLYVSIALSGALGGLIAYGIQSMGARHGLSAWRWLFIIEGAISLVIGAVCWLSLPTSPQTAWFLSEEEKSTMMLIKERNHPFKETEGFSWKQVVMALTDPLVWLASISLFCASIALFGFGTFLPTLLKGLDYTSLQANYLSIPVYVLASIFTAATTYVSDRLNRRAICLIHSPLLVIVGYAIVVGTGHKAAGFFAMFLVGGGVYSFNTVLVTWVSNNMQPDYKRSVAISMLISLANASGMAASQIYPIGDAPRYVMGNAISLGGEVLALVCVGLIYALLKYRMRQKEKLIAEGKDSNGKEGDQSLEFKYVF; from the exons ATGGAAGCCGCAGAGAAACAGTCGGAGCTCAAGATGCCGCTTGAGCAAGAGCTCGATCAGAACTCTGGCGAGATGAATGACCTCACGGAAGTTGAGAAAAAGGTGTTGTCGAAATTTGACAAGTTTGTTATGCCGCAGATGGCTCTTCTTGTTCTATTCGCTTACCTCGATCGAACAAATATCG GCAACGCACGTGTATTCGGCTTCGAAGAAGATACAGGCATGCATGGAACTCAATTCAACGACGTATCAATGTATTTCTACATCTCATACGTCGTCTTTGAAACGCCATGGGTCCTCGCCGTCAAGAAATTCGGTCCAGGTCGTGTCCTTGCTATCGCCATCATAAGCTGGAGTTTCATCACTCTGGGAACTGGCTTCGTCCACAGCTATGGCCAAGTCATAGCCTGCCGAGTCCTCCTCGGTTTCTTCGAGGCTggtctttttccttctctcaCCTTCGTCGTCTCTCAGATCTACCCTCCTGCATCGCAAGGAAAACGCGTTGCGGTCCTTTATGTCTCGATTGCACTTTCTGGAGCCCTTGGTGGACTTATTGCGTATGGGATTCAGTCGATGGGTGCGAGACATGGGTTGTCGGCTTGGcgatggctcttcatcatcgagggTGCTATCTCGCTTGTCATCGGAGCTGTTTGCTGGCTGAGTCTTCCGACTTCTCCGCAAACAGCTTGGTTCctctcagaagaagagaaatcaACTATGATGCTTATCAAAGAGCGCAACCATCCTTTCAAAGAAACCGAAGGCTTCTCGTGGAAGCAGGTCGTCATGGCCCTCACGGATCCCCTCGTTTGGCTTGCTTCCATCTCACTATTCTGCGCTTCCATCGCACTTTTCGGCTTCGGCACATTCCTCCCAACTCTTCTCAAGGGCCTCGA TTACACTTCTCTACAAGCCAACTATCTTAGCATTCCTGTCTACGTTCTGGCATCCATCTTCACTGCTGCCACCACCTACGTCTCAGACCGCCTCAACCGCCGAGCCATCTGCCTCATCCACTCCCCACTACTAGTCATCGTCGGATATGCCATAGTCGTTGGTACCGGGCACAAAGCCGCGGGTTTCTTTGCCATGTTCCTCGTCGGCGGTGGCGTCTACTCTTTCAACACTGTCTTGGTAAC ATGGGTATCAAACAATATGCAGCCAGACTACAAGCGCTCTGTTGCGATTTCCATGCTCATCTCACTCGCAAACGCATCTGGAATGGCGGCGTCACAGATCTATCCCATCGGGGATGCTCCTCGCTACGTCATGGGTAATGCAATCTCTCTTGGAGGAGAGGTCTTGGCACTTGTTTGCGTTGGACTCATTTATGCTCTTCTGAAGTACCGCATGCGAcagaaggagaagttgaTCGCGGAGGGTAAGGATAGCAATGGAAAAGAGGGAGATCAGAGCTTGGAGTTCAAGTATGTCTTTTAA